CACCGGAGCCGAACAGCACGGCGAGCTTGCCGGCGACGGCGTCCGCGATCTGGGGCAGGACGCTGACGGTGCCGGCGACGCCGGGTCCGCGGCGGCCGCGCTCGTTGGAGACGACGATGCCGTCGAAGCCGCGTCGAGCCGCGATCCGTGCGTCCTGCACGTTCTGGATGCCGCTGAGGACGATCGGCCCGTCCCACGCCTCGCGGATCGCCTTCAGCGGCGCCCAGCCCTGGCCGGGCTGCGGGGGAGAGAGCACGAGGTGGGTGCACCCGGTGGCCTGGGCGCGGGTGAGCAGCACGGGGTCGACGTCGCCACCGTCCGGCCAGTCCAGGCCGAACCAGCGAGGGCCGTCGGGTGCGGCCGCGGCGACCTCCTCGAGCGACTTGCTCGCGCGCGACGAGTGGACGTAGGTGAGGTCCAGGTCGTCCGCGGCTCGCGCGGTGGCGACCTCGCCGTCGGGGTGGGCCAGGGCCTGGCGCCCGACGGGGCCGAGGATGACGGGTGCGGGCATGTCCACGCCGAGCACCGTCGTGGTGAGGTCGCGCTCGGAGCGGTCGATGAACATCCGCGGCACGATGCGCCAGGTGTCCAGCGCTCGCGCGTTCGCTCGTACGGCGTTCGCGCCGCCCGCCCACGCCAGCAGGTGCCGGCGCGCGCGCTCGGACAGCACCTTGTTGGCGGCGGCTTCGAGGTCGGAGAGGTTCGTGGTGAAGATCGGGTCGACGTCCGCGCTCATGCCGGCGATGTAGATCTCGGACTGGTAGGTGCCGTAGGGGGCGCCCGGTCCGACGGGGAGCGGTGAGTCAGCCATCGGCAGGAGAGGGGCGCCGGAGGCCACCCGCGGCGCGGCGAGTGCCGGAGCGGGGAGGACGGTCGCGGCGGCGGTGGCGGCGGCGATCTCGAGGAAGTGGCGGCGGGTCTGCGCGGTCATGTCGGGCTCCGTTTCAGCGCGCGCGGGTCAGGGAGGAGCGGGAGAGCGTGCGGTGGGTGCGGTGACGCGCCCTCCGGACCTCCTCCTCGAGCTCGTCGACGAGGCTCCGCATCACCCTCCGGGTGCCTCGCTGTCCGTCCAGCGCGAGGCCGTAGAGGTAGGGCCGGCCGACGAGCACCGCGTCGGCGCCGAGCGCGATCGCCTTGAGGGCGTCACGACCCGTGCGGATCCCGGAGTCGAAGAGCACGGGCATCCGGCCGTCGATCGCGTCCACGATCGCCGGCAGTGCGTCGAGCGACGCGATCGCCCCGTCGACCTGGCGCCCGCCGTGGTTCGACACGACGATGCCGTCGATCCCGTTCCTGACGGCCATCCGGGCGTCGCGGGGGCTCTGGATCCCCTTGAGCAGGATCGGGCCGTCCCAGTTGTCGCGGATCAGCGGCAGCTGGCTCCAGCTCAGGCCGGGGTTCTGGAAGACGCGGGCGAACTGGATGCCTGTCGCCAACGGCGAGGCCTCGGCCGGTGCGGGCATGTACTTGCGGCGGAAGACCGGGTCGCTGGTGTAGTTCGCGATGCCCTTGTTCTCGAGGAAGGGCGAGTACCCGATGTCGAGGTCGAGGGGGCGCCAGCCCAGCAGCGTCGTGTCCAGCGTGATGACCAGGTGGGTGTAGCCGGCCGCGGCGGCGCGACGCAGGAAGGACACCGCGAGCTCGTCGTCGGTGGGCCAGTAGAGCTGGTACCAGCGGGAGCCGTCGCCGTTGGCCGCGGCGACGTCCTCCATCTTGTAGGCGCCCTGCGTCGAGTGGATGTAGGTGAGCCCCAGCTCGTCCGCCGCGCGGGCGCTGGCGAGGTCGCCGTCCGGGTGCGCGAGGGTCTGCACCCCGACCGGTGCGAAGAGCACCGGCGCGGGCATGCGCGTTCCCAGGATGGTGGTGGAGAGGTCGACGTCCGCCGGGATGGTGCCCGTGCGACGCCTGACCCCCCAGCGTCGGAACGCCGCCGCGTTGGCGCGCGTGGTGTCCCGGTCGCCGGCTCCGGCGCGGATGTAGCCGAGAGCCTCTGGTGGCAGGCTCTCGGCCGATCGGGCCTCCAGCTGCGAGAGGTCGCCGGAGATGGCCAGCTCGTTCGTCGTCACACAGGACAAACGAGCCGTCCCGCCATCTGGCTACGGTTTCAGTCAGAACGTTTGTCCGGTTCGTGGGTCGTCAGCTGCGTTTGATCATCGCGCAGCGCAACGAGGCATCGATGCCGGGCAGCGAGGCCTCGTGCGCCATCGTTCTCGCCAGCTCAGGACCGATGTCCTCGTCCCGCATGGCGCGATATCCCAGACGCAGGTAGTACGGGCCGTTCCACGGCACGTCACGGAAGGTTGTGAGGGTGGTGGCAGGGCGGCCAGCCGTCTTGCCCCAATCCTCCAGGAATTTGATCATCGCCCGTCCGAGGGCTCGACCCGCAAATGCCGGCGCCACCGAGACTTGAGCGACGTGCGCGTTCCCGTCCAGCACCTCAGCGCTGATGTACCCCGCGACCTCTGACCCGACCTGCGTCACCCACAGCCGCTGCGACTCTGCCGCCTCACGGAGGTCAGAGACCTGGGGCACATCGTCGGCGACCTGTGTCATGCCGACTGTGCGGAACACCTGCCCGGCCTCGACCTCCACGTCGACGAGTCGGTGGAGGTCCGCTTCCGTGCCGGGGCGGATCAGGGGAGCAGACACCTAGGCATGCTGTCACGCCGTGAGGTCACCTCGAACGCGGGCGAAGTGACCGCTCGTCGGCACGACCGAGCTGCTCGACCAGCGGCAGGAGCGGACGGATCAGGCGCGCTGATTCTCGGCTCGGACCCAGTCGAACCAGGCGTCAATGACACCTTGGGTCTCGGCCGTAGCGCTGCTGGTGTCGATGTCGGAGCGGTCCACCCATCGGTAGGCGGAGTGCTCGTCGGAGAGCACGACAGCTCGGTCGTCCCAGGGCACGGACACGGTGAACTGGCGGGTCGGCCGCCCGGAGCCGGACAGGTAGTCGAAGGTCGCCAGGAATCCGGGGTCGACGGTTCCAGCCGGGAAGCCGACCTCTTCGAGCAGCTCACGATCAAGTGCTTGGGCGAGGGTTTCACCGTCCTCCACGCCACCGGAGGGCAGT
This DNA window, taken from Nocardioides sp. HDW12B, encodes the following:
- a CDS encoding alpha-hydroxy-acid oxidizing protein, yielding MTAQTRRHFLEIAAATAAATVLPAPALAAPRVASGAPLLPMADSPLPVGPGAPYGTYQSEIYIAGMSADVDPIFTTNLSDLEAAANKVLSERARRHLLAWAGGANAVRANARALDTWRIVPRMFIDRSERDLTTTVLGVDMPAPVILGPVGRQALAHPDGEVATARAADDLDLTYVHSSRASKSLEEVAAAAPDGPRWFGLDWPDGGDVDPVLLTRAQATGCTHLVLSPPQPGQGWAPLKAIREAWDGPIVLSGIQNVQDARIAARRGFDGIVVSNERGRRGPGVAGTVSVLPQIADAVAGKLAVLFGSGARTGTDVFRALALGADAVLVGRPYVHGLALAGEDGVTHMLRTLLAETEITLTIAGVGHHRDLDESALVRA
- a CDS encoding alpha-hydroxy-acid oxidizing protein, giving the protein MTTNELAISGDLSQLEARSAESLPPEALGYIRAGAGDRDTTRANAAAFRRWGVRRRTGTIPADVDLSTTILGTRMPAPVLFAPVGVQTLAHPDGDLASARAADELGLTYIHSTQGAYKMEDVAAANGDGSRWYQLYWPTDDELAVSFLRRAAAAGYTHLVITLDTTLLGWRPLDLDIGYSPFLENKGIANYTSDPVFRRKYMPAPAEASPLATGIQFARVFQNPGLSWSQLPLIRDNWDGPILLKGIQSPRDARMAVRNGIDGIVVSNHGGRQVDGAIASLDALPAIVDAIDGRMPVLFDSGIRTGRDALKAIALGADAVLVGRPYLYGLALDGQRGTRRVMRSLVDELEEEVRRARHRTHRTLSRSSLTRAR
- a CDS encoding GNAT family N-acetyltransferase, with translation MSAPLIRPGTEADLHRLVDVEVEAGQVFRTVGMTQVADDVPQVSDLREAAESQRLWVTQVGSEVAGYISAEVLDGNAHVAQVSVAPAFAGRALGRAMIKFLEDWGKTAGRPATTLTTFRDVPWNGPYYLRLGYRAMRDEDIGPELARTMAHEASLPGIDASLRCAMIKRS
- a CDS encoding NUDIX domain-containing protein produces the protein MLDESSTVTARSEGIAKHVVGAVVHHAGAVLLLTRSVSDAFLPGIEELPSGGVEDGETLAQALDRELLEEVGFPAGTVDPGFLATFDYLSGSGRPTRQFTVSVPWDDRAVVLSDEHSAYRWVDRSDIDTSSATAETQGVIDAWFDWVRAENQRA